From a region of the Oncorhynchus tshawytscha isolate Ot180627B linkage group LG14, Otsh_v2.0, whole genome shotgun sequence genome:
- the LOC112235535 gene encoding ras-related protein Rap-2b yields the protein MREYKVVVLGSGGVGKSALTVQFVTGSFIEKYDPTIEDFYRKEIEVDSSPSVLEILDTAGTEQFASMRDLYIKNGQGFILVYSLVNQQSFQDIKPMRDQIIRVKRYERVPMILVGNKVDLEGEREVSAGEGKALADEWNCPFMETSAKNKGSVDELFAEIVRQMNYSSAPGRNDQCCSSCVII from the coding sequence ATGAGAGAATACAAAGTAGTGGTTCTCGGATCTGGCGGGGTTGGCAAATCCGCATTGACTGTGCAATTCGTAACGGGATCCTTTATAGAGAAATATGATCCCACGATAGAGGATTTCTACCGAAAGGAGATCGAGGTGGACTCGTCGCCTTCCGTTCTGGAGATACTGGACACGGCGGGGACCGAGCAGTTCGCCTCCATGCGAGACCTGTACATCAAAAACGGGCAGGGCTTCATCCTAGTCTACAGCTTGGTCAACCAGCAAAGCTTCCAAGACATCAAACCAATGAGGGATCAGATCATTCGGGTGAAACGGTACGAGAGGGTTCCGATGATTCTGGTCGGGAATAAAGTGGACCtggagggcgagagggaggtCTCGGCCGGGGAGGGGAAAGCACTGGCGGATGAGTGGAATTGCCCGTTTATGGAAACTTCAGCCAAAAATAAAGGCTCGGTGGACGAACTGTTTGCAGAGATTGTCAGACAGATGAACTATTCTTCAGCACCAGGCAGAAACGACCAGTGCTGCTCGTCCTGTGTTATTATTTAA